A genomic stretch from Gopherus flavomarginatus isolate rGopFla2 chromosome 3, rGopFla2.mat.asm, whole genome shotgun sequence includes:
- the LOC127047422 gene encoding homeobox protein not2-like, with protein sequence MLQSPFFPGLLSNILATATDSSGPPASPDVPQPPRKTPFSIDAILSKPEPQKKGAASARWSSKLPLEWHRWIYPATYSIGVMPYPAMYLDKLGYGVLHQQLQHRVQRGCLFSYPSCKQDSLELSGCVGAVSLGPSVPWRSRGPCKTKRVRTVFKPEQLERLEQEFLKQQYMVGMERVDLAATLHLTETQVKVWFQNRRIKWRKQSLEQKKAKLAQFGETQPLPTDSMDLENNEEDTVEVEV encoded by the exons ATGCTCCAGAGCCCATTCTTCCCAGGTCTGCTCAGCAACATCCTGGCAACAGCAACAGACTCATCTGGCCCCCCAGCTTCTCCAGATGTTCCCCAGCCCCCTCGGAAGACCCCTTTTAGCATTGACGCCATCCTCTCCAAGCCAGAGCCCCAGAAGAAAGGCGCAGCCTCTGCCAGAtggtcctccaagctgcctctGGAGTGGCACAGATGGATTTACCCAGCCACCTACTCCATTGGCGTCATGCCCTACCCAGCCATGTACCTGGATAAGCTGGGCTATGGGGTGCTGcaccagcagctgcagcacagggtgcagaggggctgcctgttctcttatCCCAGCTGTAAGCAAGACA GTCTGGAGTTGTCTGGATGCGTAGGAGCTGTCTCGCTGGGGCCTTCTGTTCCTTGGAGATCCAGGGGGCCCTGTAAGACGAAGAGGGTCCGCACAGTCTTCAAACCAGAACAGCTGGAGCGGCTGGAGCAGGAATTCCTCAAACAGCAATACATGGTGGGCATGGAGCGGGTGGATCTGGCGGCCACCCTGCACCTCACAGAGACCCAG GTGAAAGTCTGGTTCCAGAACCGGAGGATCAAATGGAGAAAGCAAAGCCTGGAGCAGAAGAAAGCGAAGCTGGCGCAGTTTGGAGAGACGCAGCCTCTTCCTACGGACTCGATGGACCTTGAGAACAACGAGGAAGACACGGTGGAAGTGGAGGTCTAA